The DNA segment TGGTAAACCAGTCGGCAGCAGCCATCCGAGGTCCCGCCTCCACATTGATTTTTCCGACTTCCAGATTGTTCCATACATGAGAGCCGTAGATGGACTCGATTTCATCAAACCAAGTTCCTTGTCGCATCATGTATTCGGCGCCGGTACCCACTTCTTCCGCAGGTTGGAAGATGAGATACACTCTGCCGGGGAACGCCTCTTTGTGTTCAGAGAGAACTTTCGCCGCCCCAAGAAGCATAGCTGCGTGAGCATCGTGCCCACAAGCATGCATAGCGCCTACATTTTGAGACTTAAAGTCCAAATCTGTCGCTTCAGTGACGTTCAATGCATCAATGTCCGCTCGAAGGGCAACGGCCTTCTTCGGGCCCTCCTTGGTACCATCAATATAGGCAATGACACCTGTCTTCGGCTCTTCCGTAGGAATGTCATAAGCAACACCCAGCTTATCCAACTCGGCAGCAATGTACTTTGTCGTTTCCACTTCTTTAAACGAAGTTTCCGGATGTTGATGCAGATACCGACGATGCGCAATGATATAGTCTTCTACATCTGCTAATGCTTTGTGTAAATCCATAATTTTCCCTCTCTTTCGTTACAGTTGTGTCCGCGTACCTTTATGGCGCAATAAATCTCACTATTATCCCAGTACCAACGGCGCCAAGAAACCGGCTATGATAACCGACCCGATAGATACTGTGACAAAACCTGATACCAACATTTTAGGTAAAATTTGAGACAGAATCAATGCTTCTTCCTCAGGGTTTTGAGCTACCGCTGAAGCAACTTCATTGGAGACGATAAATGTACCCGGAAAACCGAAGAGTGCTGAAGCACCGATGCCGAATGCCATCCATGGCCCTACACCAACAACTTTGCCCACAAGGATCGATACAATGCCGATACCCACAGTCCCAATGATCAGAGTGATAACAATCGTGCCGACTATGGCTACCACGTCTGTCGGCGTGGTGCCTGCGAGACCGCCATATATAACCGTCATCAAGGCAGCCATAACAAACCCAAAGGCGTTGGCTTTTTCCAACGGACGACGTTCAATAACACCGACTTCAGCAAATACAATCCCAAGAATCAAAGCCAGGACATTTTTATCGACACGCACAATGGCATTGACAAAAAATAAACCGGTATCTATCCCTGCAAGAGCACCGCTAATGAGCGTTGCAATATAGGCAATAATCAGCGTCTTTGCCATAAAATAATTGGCGGATGTATACTTTTGCGGAAGTGTAAAGATGGACCGAGCCTCGGTCTGCTTCGCATCTTCCAGCACTTCAAATACATGACCTTGAGCCTTCAGGGCAAGAATGGATTTCGCCTCTTTTCGCAGACAGAAGGAAGCCAATGGAAATCCGATAAATCCTTGAAGCACTACAAGTAACGTAGCCATAAGCTGCAAATCAGTACGGCCGATAGCCTTAGCTGCTTCACTCATTTGGAGACCTGCGATAACGCCACCGGAAATTGGCGGTGCAGCAACGACTGCCGCTTCAAACCCAACGACGGCACGACCGACAGTAAGAAGCAGTGCCACGATCCCTGCAATAGCACCGACGGCAATGAGTACCGTGCGCCATTGTTGCTTTAACTGATTGAGGTTCAGCATGGAACCCATGTGGACCAGAATACATGTAATGAGGATGCTGCCCAGAGTATACATTTGTGAATCCTGGAACAGCGTGCCAGGCACCCCGGTCCAAAACCCTACCAAGAATAATGCCGAACATACAAACATAGAAGGCACAATACTCTTGGTTGCCGAAGCGACAATATCGCCAATGGTATACACTACAAAAATAAATAAGATTGCCAATAAACCATCCATTGAATTTACCTCCTTTTTCAAGTCATTAAGAATGATTAGAAGGTATTTTATTCCTTTTAAGTACCAAAGTCAATTGAGTTTTCAACACTTTCCGATTCTTAATAACAATATTCCGTCATAGTTTAAATGAATTATGTATCGTTATACTGATATACTTTGGCCGCATCGTTCAGTGCGGAGAAACTTTTTAAATAACAACAAAAAAAGAGGGTTGCCCCTCTTTTTCTTTTAGTTAGACTGCGCAGTGCTCAAACCTTCAAGCGGTTCTGCCCAACTCAGCTCAATTCTTCTTTTAATGCTTTTTCCTTCTTAATCAGTTCAGTCAGTTTTGGTACAACTGCATTCAAGTCGCCGACAACACCAAGGTCAGCCACATCATAAATTGGTGCATCTTCCACTTTGTTTACAGCGATGATAAGATCGGAATCTTCCATCCCTGCAAGGTGTTGGATTGCGCCGGAAATACCGAAGGCAAAGTACAGTTCAGGACGAACAGTTTTACCGGTTTGACCGACTTGACGATCTTTTTCAATCCATCCGGAGTCAACAGCAGCTCTTGAAGAGGATACTTCGGCGCCAAGGACGTCAGCCAGTTTTTGAAGTTCGTCAAAGCCTTCAGGACCACCCAGTCCGCGACCGCCGGAAACCAAAATCTTAGCCTCAGTAATATCTTTCTTCTTATTGTCATGTTTTGCAATTTCACGAATGGTAACATTCATGTCAGCATCGGTAAATGCCACTTGTTGTTCAATAACTTCGCCGTCCGTTTTATCGACATTGACTGATTGCATAACGCCGGGACGAACCGTTGCCATTTGAGGACGGAAATCTTCACAAACGATAGTAGCCATAAGGTTACCGCCGAAAGCAGGACGAGTCATGAGCAGATTATTGGTCTCTTCATCAATTTCCAACTTGGTACAGTCGGCAGTAAGACCGGTATGAATACGTGCTGCCAATCTTGGTGCCAAGTCACGACCGATGGATGTTGCACCGTAAAGGACAATTTCAGGATCATTAGCTTTAATTACTTCATAAATGGCCTTCGCATAAGGTTCGGTCACATATTCTTTAAGCATAGGGTCTTCAACGACGATGACTTTGTCAGCGCCGTGTTTAAAGAGCACGCCGGTTTCGCCTTTAACATTTTCACCAACGAGCATCCCTACCACGTCTTGTCCCAGTTTATCAGCAAGTTGACGTGCAATTCCAAGAAGTTCAATACCTACTTTTTGGATTTTATTGTCACGTTGTTCAATAAATACAAATACATTTTTTGACATAATCCCTCTCCTTTAGATAATGTACTTTTCTTGAAGCTTAGCCACAATAGCTTGAGCTGCTTCATCGGCACTTAGATCTTTGACAAGCTCACCTTGACCCTTGCCTTGTTTAGGGAAGGATTTTTTAACTTTAGTTGGAGAACCTTTAAGGCCAAGGTTGGATGGATCGAGATGTTCTTTAATGTCTTCATAACCCCAAACCTTAACTTCTTTTTGGTAAGCCTCATAAATTTTGCCAATAGTCATATAACGTGCATCAGCCACTTCAGAAAGGGTGGTAATCAGACAAGGCATCTTCACATCAATAACGTGGTATCTGTCTTCAAATTGACGGTGTACAGTGACGGTATCGCCGTTAACTTCCACTTCTTCAGCATAAGAAACTTGTGGAATGTGAAGGTGTTCTGCAATTTGCGGACCAACTTGCGCCGTATCGCCGTCGATAGCTTGACGTCCTGCAATAATAAGGTCATATTCCAGTGCTTCTAATGCACCTG comes from the Peptoniphilus equinus genome and includes:
- a CDS encoding electron transfer flavoprotein subunit alpha/FixB family protein, which gives rise to MSKNVFVFIEQRDNKIQKVGIELLGIARQLADKLGQDVVGMLVGENVKGETGVLFKHGADKVIVVEDPMLKEYVTEPYAKAIYEVIKANDPEIVLYGATSIGRDLAPRLAARIHTGLTADCTKLEIDEETNNLLMTRPAFGGNLMATIVCEDFRPQMATVRPGVMQSVNVDKTDGEVIEQQVAFTDADMNVTIREIAKHDNKKKDITEAKILVSGGRGLGGPEGFDELQKLADVLGAEVSSSRAAVDSGWIEKDRQVGQTGKTVRPELYFAFGISGAIQHLAGMEDSDLIIAVNKVEDAPIYDVADLGVVGDLNAVVPKLTELIKKEKALKEELS
- a CDS encoding electron transfer flavoprotein subunit beta/FixA family protein, whose translation is MKIVVCMKQVPDTNEVKLDPVTNTLIREGVPSIINPDDKAGLEVALQIKDKDPENVHVTALSMGPGQADVALREALAMGADEAILVSDRVFGGADTWATSCTIAGALEALEYDLIIAGRQAIDGDTAQVGPQIAEHLHIPQVSYAEEVEVNGDTVTVHRQFEDRYHVIDVKMPCLITTLSEVADARYMTIGKIYEAYQKEVKVWGYEDIKEHLDPSNLGLKGSPTKVKKSFPKQGKGQGELVKDLSADEAAQAIVAKLQEKYII